The Hemicordylus capensis ecotype Gifberg chromosome 6, rHemCap1.1.pri, whole genome shotgun sequence genome window below encodes:
- the LOC128331703 gene encoding keratin, type I cytoskeletal 15-like, which produces MTSYYHSSGSSYGGGLGGGAGGGSSRMSYARVGGSSVHGGAGGGRISASSARFVSSGLGGGYGCGIGGGLGGGYNTGFVSGGGAGYGSCFGGGLGSGFGGGSGFGGGSGFGGGAFDFAMGGGGGDGGLLTGNEKVTMQNLNDRLANYLDKVRALEEANTELEVRIRDWHLKQAPTSPAKDYSHYHKIIEDLRDKILGTTIDNSRIILEIDNARLAADDFKLKYENELHLRQSVEADINGLRRVLDELTLNKSDLEMQIEGLKEELAYLNKNHEELMKEFSSQLTGQVSVEMDAAPGVDLTKVLTEMREQYELLADKNRRDAEAWFFSKTDELNREVATHTEQIQTSKSEISELRRSIQGLEIELQSQLSMKAGLENNLAETEGRYCAQLAQIQNLISGVEEQLADLRNDMERQNQEYRMLMDIKTRLEQEIATYRNLLDGQDSKLSGWNPKDASFSSSVTYSSGGGGAGGAGGSFGGGSSSMTTSSSSGKVRGSSSEERRYN; this is translated from the exons ATGACAAGTTATTACCATAGTTCCGGTTCTTCTTATGGTGGTGGTTTGGGTGGTGGAGCTGGCGGCGGTTCCAGCCGCATGTCCTATGCCAGAGTTGGAGGATCCAGCGTGCAtgggggagctggtgggggccgTATATCTGCCTCCTCTGCTAGGTTTGTATCTTCCGGGCTAGGAGGGGGTTATGGATGTGGGATAGGAGGCGGCTTAGGTGGTGGCTATAACACTGGATTTGTTTCTGGTGGAGGTGCTGGTTATGGTAGTTGCTTTGGTGGAGGCCTTGGATCTGGATTTGGTGGAGGCAGTGGCTttggtggcggcagtggcttTGGTGGAGGTGCTTTTGACTTTGccatgggtggtggtggcggcgatgGAGGCCTCCTTACTGGAAATGAGAAGGTTACCATGCAGAACCTCAATGACCGCCTGGCTAATTATCTGGACAAGGTGCGGGCACTAGAGGAGGCAAATACGGAACTGGAGGTCAGGATCCGAGACTGGCATCTGAAGCAGGCTCCCACCAGCCCAGCCAAGGACTACAGCCATTATCATAAGATAATTGAGGACCTCCGTGACAAG ATTCTTGGCACCACCATTGACAATTCTAGGATCATCCTGGAGATTGATAATGCCAGGCTGGCTGCTGATGACTTCAAACTGAA ATATGAGAATGAGCTGCACCTCCGCCAGAGTGTTGAGGCTGATATCAATGGTCTGCGCAGAGTCCTGGATGAGCTGACCCTGAACAAATCTGACCTGGAGATGCAAATTGAAGGTCTGAAGGAGGAGCTGGCTTACCTCAACAAGAACCATGAGGAG TTAATGAAAGAATTCAGCAGTCAGTTGACTGGACAGGTCAGTGTTGAGATGGATGCAGCACCCGGAGTTGACCTCACCAAAGTCTTGACTGAAATGAGAGAACAATATGAACTACTGGCTGACAAGAATCGCAGAGATGCCGAAGCCTGGTTCTTTAGCAAG ACCGATGAACTAAACCGTGAAGTTGCCACCCACACTGAGCAGATACAGACCAGCAAGAGTGAGATTTCAGAACTGAGACGCTCGATACAGGGTCTGGAGATTGAGTTGCAGTCACAGCTTAGCATG AAAGCCGGTTTGGAAAACAACTTGGCAGAGACAGAAGGACGGTACTGCGCTCAGCTGGCTCAAATCCAGAACTTGATCTCCGGtgtggaagagcaactggccgATTTGAGAAATGACATGGAACGTCAGAATCAAGAATACAGGATGCTTATGGATATCAAGACACGGCTGGAACAGGAGATCGCTACCTACCGCAACCTGTTGGATGGTCAAGACTCAAA GCTGTCAGGATGGAATCCAAAGGACG CATCCTTTAGCAGCAGTGTCACCTACAgtagtggcggcggcggcgctggtGGCGCTGGCGGTAGctttggcggcggcagcagcagcatgacaaccagcagcagcagtggcaaagtGCGCGGAAGCAGTAGCGAAGAGAGAAGATACAACTAA